A segment of the Phoenix dactylifera cultivar Barhee BC4 unplaced genomic scaffold, palm_55x_up_171113_PBpolish2nd_filt_p 001396F, whole genome shotgun sequence genome:
CTATCAATGATCCCAAAATTCTTGGACAATATTTCTTCCcccacaaaaaaataaaaatcaatgtCTCATAGCTTTTACTTTATGTTTGTGTTGATGGATATGAAAGTAGAATACTTCTTATTTGTTATATTATTCAAACTTGACACAACAAGACTTGTTgcttattctttgttcctatattTTTGTGACTCTATTTCTTGGCATCACACAAGCAATTGTGTGTAATAAATTGAACAAGGATTGCCATCCATGTTTGATGTATATGACTGCTCTGTGTAACAAAATACCATTCTCCAGGCTGCTAAGTTAATTAATTCCCATGTCAATTGCTTGTATGGTGACATTTTTGTATTAGAATGCCTGTCGTTACTTCCTGTTGGAGAGCGCATTCGCATTGCTCGTTGCGTTGCTTATCAACATTGCAGTCGTGTCTGTCTCCGGCGCCGTGTGTTCTGCGGATAACCTATCACAAGAGAATTCGGACAGATGCAGCGATCTCACCCTCAACTCAGCATCTTTTttgctcaaggtctaccctcATGCTTCAAACTCATCCAGGATACAGCAAGCTCATTGTCTCTTCTCAGAAATTATAGAGAGAATATTCAAGAAATAAGgccattttcttaaaaaatacaaaatgcttaatttctttttttttttttttttgataatacaACTATacaaagtctttaattattatatCATATAACCTGAATTCAAATCCTGCCTTTATCAGAATTTGAAAGGTTAGGGGTGATTAGAAGAGCTATCTATCCCAAATATAGAGATATAAATAATAAGCTAAcaccaaaataatttttttatgtttgcgaaaaaaataatttttttatgaattttcatgtttattaatattttctaagCTCATTTTCCCCAAAAGAACACATTTTCAAAGAGTTCGCAGGGTTAAATATCATTAGAAGGGCGTTGTGTACCCCAATAatagaaatatatataaatagtaAGCTAATATCAAAAGCTAATTTTACTTTAAGACTTAGTACTatacttttatatttattaatattttcagAGCACATTTTCTCCCTAAAAAATTCGAAGATATATGATAAAAGTAATATAAATCTGGACCATATACtgtttattactttttatctcATAAACAAGCAACAATAACAAGATCTTGTGAATGAGAAGTTTTTGAAAAATTTGTATTCTATATGAGATTGAAAATTGATTCATTGCATGTCCTCATAGAATGTCTTGGGAAAATCAAGCTCCATAGTATATGCGATCGCATTGCTAGCTTCTGGACAAAGCTCCACCATTACTGGTACCTATGCTGGCCAATACATCATGCAGGTAAAAGTCTAAATCTTATTGAAATCTTTTCCTCCTATTTGCATGAACTGTCAGTCTTCtatgtaatttttttaattttttttcgaaTGTTGCTTTTGAGACCCTTAATTAATTCCATCAATCGTGTACTTATCAGGAAAAAGGGACACAtaggatttcttttcttttttttgaaggaaCCATCTTAGTTACTAACTTGTAATCAAAATCTCTTCTTGATCTATTGGTAAATCTTGCAGGGATTCTTGGACATCAAGATGAGGAAATGGTTGAGAAACCTCATGACACGGTGCATCGCTATCACTCCCAGTCTTATTGTCTCTATCATTGGTGGCTCTTCTGGAGCTGGACGGCTCATCATCATAGCATCGGTAACATCcattaatcattttaattaaaCCCCTCTCAAGAGGGAGTTATTCTTTATAGTCATCTTTTATCTTTCCGAAAAGAGTACTCATTATTATTTTAAAGATGATCTCTCCAACTAATTATTTCAATTGTACAGATGATTCTCTCTTTTGAGCTGCCATTTGCTCTAATCCCTCTTCTCAAATTCAGCAGCAGCCGCACAAAGATGGGACCTCACAAGAACTCGATCTTTGTGAGTTTTATCAGCTTAATCAATTTTTCTCGTGACATTTATTAATACCATTCATCCGGCCAACAATTCAAGCCTATCTACTACATCAATAGTATACTCATAATTTAGGTGCATGCCGTTATTTAAGTCCGGCCACATACGcaacaaaaatttagaaatgttGGCTTACCAACTCCTATATATTTTGTCAACCACCAGCTATATAACAGGAAGGATTTGCATCCAAAAATGATCTGAACTCTATCTTCTGGATAcgtatatacatgtatacatagatacatatgtatatgcatatgaaGCAAGAAgaatatatatttgaatatatttgtatatgtgtgtatatgcaCAGATTaatccatatgtatgtatgtatgtatgataCCCGATCCTTGTCGGGTAAAAATTTAATTGTAAAACATTATGAGAATTCCAATAGTAAAATAAACAAAGGTGGTGTGTAAGAAGGTTTTCTCTTTATGTGCACCTTTGGTATGATTGTTTCAGGATGTCAGCCTCTTTGAGCTGCCATTGTTGTGTAAAATCCCAAAATTGTCTTTCACATACAAACGCCATCCACATCTTATGCTAACTTGAGTTATATTTATATTCCTTAATGCAGATCATCATCGTCTCATGGATCCTCGGTTTAGGTATAATTGGAATCAACATCTACTTTCTAAGCACCCAGTTTGTTGAATGGCTCATCCACAGTAGCCTGCCAAAGGTTGCCAATGTTTTCATCGGCATCATCGTCTTCCCTCTCATGGCCATATACATCCTCGCAGTTACCTACTTAACTTTTAGGAAGGATGCAGCTGTGACATTTGTTGATACACCTGATTCGCAACAGATTGAGATGGAGAAGGGAATGCATTGCGCCGAAGGCAACAGAGGGAATGGAGCTGTACCATATAGAGAGGACCTTTCTGATATCCCTCTTCCTAATTAAACCGGAGTACTTATCTTCAAACATATGCCACAAAAGAATGCAAAAATGTCATGTGATACTCTAGTTGTACCATGCATGATAAATGTTACTTTATATATTTGGAGGGTGAAATGATTTTGTCTTCATAGACGTTCATCCCCACCATATGTATCTTCCGAAAATGAAAATcagcaataaaaaagaaaatataagagGACATGGATTAGGACATTAAGGACCTATTTGGTTGCATAATGTTATTCTAAAACGTCCTTTGTAAAACAGGTTTTATGAAAACCATCACCTCTAGTTTTTCACTCCCAGCAATTAGAGATGGAATCTTAAACCACCTTTCTACGTAAGCTGGTGGACCTTGTCCCAAGCGAGCaggtcaactttttttttttttttttttttttgctataatGGATAACTCATATAGTTCTAATataaatacatccaaaaaagtcaaaatgTAACAAGTCATTGAGCATTCTAGACAGCTCTTCTTTACTAGTTCAGAGAAGTTCTTCAGAATGATTAGCCACAAAAGAAGCCACCCAGTATGCATATGTACCATTTTCACATCCCAGTAGTAGCCTATAGGAATCTTTTAAATATCTGCTCCAACTTATGAATGatatatttttggaaaaatagtATCAGCGATGAGGTAGCTACTACAACACAGCATGGTCTTAATAGGGTATCCTACCTGTCATGGAAAAAGATTTTGATTTCCATCCCTCCAATCTGTTCCTATAAACTACATGCTATCATGGTCAATCTTCTTCCGAAAGGGGGAACTCTTAGAAATTGCCATGGGCCGCAATGTTCCCAGATGTTCGAGGTTTCCATGATCATATGCTTCGCAAGTATATTAATAATCCTAAGGCTGAATTGGGTATCTTGCTATATTGGTTCACCTGCTAGCTAGCTGGATGCATAACTGTAATCCTTCAAAATCTTCTAAAGTGTCTTTGCATTAGATTTTGCTGCATGGGTGAGGATGAGACAATCATGGTCAAAAAATAGATGAGAAACCATTGGAGCATCAAGGGTTGACTGGTTGACCGAGCCTAATCTGGGGTAGATTTGAACACAATCTAGTTCATATGTGAGCTTAGTCCAGTAATTTAAGCTTCAATCAGACTACAAACTCATTTACTAATTGATTCCATGAACAGGTCTGATTGGATCTGTTTCCTGAAGTCTACTTCTAGGTATGACACTTGTCCAGAACTATTACTGCAATCCGGTTTTAGGTGCAATCCTTTAATGTTAAACTAGTCCATTCTACGTAATGAGCCCATGTACTTTTGTTTATAGTTTGCTTAAATGTCTTATAGGTTGTTACATATTTGGACTATATTGGTTAGATCCAAGATGTATGACAATATTTTGATTTAAGCATGTTATCAATTTGGTTTGATATTTTACCAATGTCGATGAAGTGCTCATTTATGCATTCTTTAGACTAGCAATTGTTTCGTGATATTCCAAGAGTCTCTATCTCTATATCATGTTATAATATTTAATGTTGATTATACGTGTACCAATTAGTTTGGAAATATTTATAACATTCCTTACATATTTACTTGTAATTTTGCTAATAGTATTGTGTATTAGGTTGATTATATTCAGGATGTTTATGGGTGAATTTTAATGTGCATCTAAGGTGATATATTCATTATGATTATCAATATGAAGTTGTGCGAGAGATCACTTCTTGAACTTTACCATGGAGATAAATATGTTGTTATTTTGATTGGTTAGTTAGCATTGAAGCTTCTTCCAAAAAAGTTGCTTTCTTTGTTTAATTGAGACAGGGCTGATGAAGTGATGATGCTTTGATGCATGTTAGAGATTTGCTTTGATTGTGTGTAGTACCCAAAGATGCACATATGTTATTGATTTTGCGACAGATTTTGTTCGGAGTTCATGGTTTGTTATTTTCCCAAAGGAATAATAGGAAGATTAAGATGTTACTCCGACCCGAGCATACTTGGATATATATGCTTTTACGttgt
Coding sequences within it:
- the LOC120108562 gene encoding metal transporter Nramp5-like, translated to MEMGGEGREIRRDGAQGRGSRRVAAAVVTEEMPTATAATLVGGDNGDTKEQGPGWKKFIAHVGPGFLVSLAYLDPGNLETDLQAGANHRYELLWVILIGLVFALIIQSLAANLGVTTGKHLAELCKAEYPKYVKLCLWLLAEVAVIAADIPEVIGTAFALNILFHIPVWTGVLITGLSTLVLLGLQRYGVRKLEFLISMLVFVMAACYFGEMGYVKPPASEVLKGLFVPRLNGSGATADAIALLGALVMPHNLFLHSALVLSRKTPPSSKGINNACRYFLLESAFALLVALLINIAVVSVSGAVCSADNLSQENSDRCSDLTLNSASFLLKNVLGKSSSIVYAIALLASGQSSTITGTYAGQYIMQGFLDIKMRKWLRNLMTRCIAITPSLIVSIIGGSSGAGRLIIIASMILSFELPFALIPLLKFSSSRTKMGPHKNSIFIIIVSWILGLGIIGINIYFLSTQFVEWLIHSSLPKVANVFIGIIVFPLMAIYILAVTYLTFRKDAAVTFVDTPDSQQIEMEKGMHCAEGNRGNGAVPYREDLSDIPLPN